CCAAACAGGGTGAGGTTTTCCACGATGATATGGAAACACTCAAAAGTCTGGGCAAAAAGAAACATATGACCTGAAAGTATGATTGTATGGCCACATCCTCCACCTATTcttattagaaaaacaaaaactttgtcgattacttttttcaattttcttaccTTACCCTCCGAAAATTAGCCGCACACTGGCGTTATTTAGCCACTACACAGGCGTTACATTAGCCACCGCTACCAGTAACGATTGGACACGATGATGTAGTTGTAATAAGTCGAGACGAACACCGTGGTTGCGTAGACAACATGAATTATCTTAGAAATGGTCAAGAAAATGATGCTCCAATGACAAACCCTTTATGATAGATTTTTGAGTGAGATTTTAACACATTGAAGAATTCATTATTTctggcatttttttataaacgatTATTCTAATTgcaataattatcataattttaaggCCCGTTTCGCGCAATGAGACTCATTTAAATGTCCTTGATGTATCTAGGAAATTAAATAATACTTAAAGCTCCACTCTCACCgatatactgtttttacaacttttttaaaaaaaaatgtcttgtaaagagcaaatttttgcgtaaatatctgcaaagccgtgataaaagattgctgacaaaaatcagatcgcagttttcatatttccgttcgaaaataatgttttattgcttaacggttcaagaaaaatgcataaaacatcaattttttgaacctgaatataaaaatctgcgatctaattttttgtcataattcttatataactgatctccatgcattttcgcgaaaaatggctcgttccaagataaaagataaaaaaaagttgtcaaaaaagttcaatatgtgagagtgcaggtttaattaaagtgactcgctcatggtttgtaaaatgcacttttttattacGAAAAAAGAGATGCAGATCaaaaggagtgttaaaactaagatacagACAGCTGGAACTCTTCAGCAACTGTTGATATTTGAACAACTATCGTCTTAATAGACCACAACATCTTTGAGCGATtcgttgttgcgtgattggttgattgacactatcacgtgatgttatcaatattttgttaaaaggtcaaaatatccaacACAGTTGTAAATGTACATATGGTCTAGTTGTCAAAGCGTCGTATTTCTAACAAAAGTCGTGACtataccggcgtgggttcgaccccattaaaatcaaaagatgtttttttttatctttaattgtgttttgattctgcaattttaatatcatagagtaaaataatgataaagtaagtgttttcatatgcattCCGGGTAAACTAAATTCTGTTCCAAAAAtcatgagcaagtccctttaacgtatttatatataataaatgaccAGAAACAAATAACAGATATAGTTATGACAGGTGTTTTGCTTAATTTACCTAAAATCGGAAGTGAAGTTACATATTTGTCCTCTATACATTATACCCTTTCATTTGATACCAAAATAGTATGGGTTCACTAGGCATCTACATATCACAGATGtacaatacagtcgaacccccgttggctcgaacttgcttggctcgaattcctcgtagactcgagatattttcgccgttccctgtgagttcgagccaacggggtttgactgtaatGTATTTGACGCTGTTTCCCCCAAAtagaatttatatataaaacatgtcttTATATTATAAAGTACCACTAAGAAATGTGTTGATATGCTTTTGTATTCTTATGCCACCTAAAACGGCAACATATAGGTATTACTTTTGACGTCATTTGCGGGGGCGTCAGCAAATCCTGGAGCAGGCAATAacttatataattgttttctattcatgATGAAACTTGATTACAACCTTAATGTGCATAATGTTTCGGCCAAGTTTGACCATGGTGTAAATTGCCTCAATTACTTAATAGTAATGCCCCTTCTAATATCAAAAACGCAGCAGGTAAATGTCTTGTTCAGACAATTACTTAAGTATTTATCGTCTAATCATAATtaaacttggtgacagtgtcTGTTGGCATAATTTCTCAGACAAGTGCAAGTTTGGTGTAAATCGCCTCATTCACCCAAGATTTATGCCACTTATACGTTAAGAAATAGGTTCATATAATTTATGTCTTTCTTGTAGAAActaactaaattatttttatccaatcataatgaaacttggtgaacGTGTTCATGGACATGTCTCGGTCAAGTTTGATCGTCAGATAAATCACCTGAGTAAGTCAATAGTTacgtatgtttgttttacagtatCAGCTGGATTAGTTTTTAATAAAGAGTATATGATAATCAAGCAAATATCTTATATAACCTCAAAGTTTTGTTCCTTTAACAATAAACTGATATTATAACTGGTTTGACTATGGTGTGTGCTCCATCAAACTACTTGGAATTCTAGTaccaaatacaaacatattttatatgttgGTTTTAACATTAAGCATGTTAGTGCCTTTGAATAactggttgctatggaaacgcATTTGATTATTGGCCATTAAATAATTCACAAAATGACACTCTATTCGTAACACAAATGGTCGAGCATACATcttaattatacaaaacatcatcttctgtcatttttttatattttttatatttttatctgacTTATTTACAGTACgatgtttgtcaaacaataTGTCATCATAACGTCTTTTTAAGGGGTTTAGAAAACACattctgatctcaaaatcaaccaGTTGAGGTTTGATGGTACCAGGTCAAACAGTCTTGAGTTATGTGCGGACAAACTTAATACTGTTGACCATGGTCATGAAAAATGGGGGTCTATTTAAGGTCAAGGGCAACGTATCACTGAAGTTTGATGATTCTATGTCAAACTGTTCTCCAGTTATCGTGGTGACAAAGAATTTCAAAAGACTGTTGATTGAGACCTTAGTCTTTGACCTTCTGACCCAAAtgcaataggggtcatcaactgctCGCAGGCAATCCACTACATAAGTTTGATAGTCCTAGGTCAAACCACTTCAGATAATCGTTTGGACAAGGTTTTTATTAGACTGTTGACATCTGTTGACCAACTGACCCAATATGACACTATATATGTCCAGAAATTTTGATGGTCCTAAGTCGAACCGGTCTCGACTTATTCAGTTTTCAAAAGTTTGTTGATTGTGACATTTGACCTACTTACCCAAACGGCAATAAGGGTCATCAACTTGTCGAAAGCAACCTACCAAGGCTGTTAGTTGATGCTCTTTGTTCAACTgttcttaagttattgtttGCACAAAGGACATTTAAAAGACTGTTGGTCATGACCTTTGAACTAGAGACCTCAAAAATAATAGGGGTCCTCTTCTCGTTAAGAGTGTGAACGTCCTAGATGAAACCATTTGTGAGGAGAATGTTTATTactttgacctttgatctaGTGACATTAAACAATGTAGGTGACCTTATGGTCAAGGGAAATATACCACTGAGGTTTCGTGGTCCTAGGATTAAACTTTTCTTCAGTTACTTTGCGGACAGGACTTGGACTGCCGATTGACCAAACGACTATCTGACCGACATTAGCAAACCTATATGCAccttttttccccaaaatttgATGAATCAGTATATTAGCCAACATTAAACATTGACAAagatttgtgttattttttttagttttgtaatgaaaatatatgattcaatttttatggtcgaatttaaattgaattataaagAAAGACACTTTCTATGACAGTTCAATGACCCCAAACATTTGTAAGAatagtaaaacaacaacaacggaAGTACGTGTTACAAATAgtacaatttatttgtttaaaactgcTACATCAGTGTATACGTTTTGATCAAAGCTCTCAGATAAACAATTAAGCAAAATTCCAAATTCGTGTCTTTTTCACTCATTCTAGTAAATAGCATTTTATGAAAGTCTCCTTAAATGCCAGTTGGCTGCATTGTTTTCTGGCTTAAGTATCAAAGACAGTCTATAATGCAGCTTGGCCCAAACTGGCATGTTCTCCATTTCAAAGCAATGAGCAAGAACATTTAAATAGGTCTCTGGGTGGCCAAAATGGATGAAGGATGGACTATATACGTGACGGGAAAGTTTTTGAAAGGCAGTACGTTTCCTTTCATCTTGATGCAGCTGTCTGTATGTGAGGTACTGAAGGTAGTAGAGAAATGGCACACTGTCTAATGCTGCTGTTTTAATCCGAGTCAGGTCATACGCCAGGTGCTCAGGTACACAATAACGTTCATGGATAGTAAATTGCACGCAGAAAGCAATGCTGGTTCTGCATATATCAGATGTTTTCATATTCATAATTTCATCAGCAAACCCATCATCACTTTGGACTGTGTATATTACGTTGCACGGACATAAGTGTACCATATGACTTCCCAGTAGACTTTCACAATAACTCAGTATGTGTGTTGCAGACACAAACTGCCCTCTACAGTACAACATCGATGCAAATTTCAGCCTGCTGGACAGAAGGTCAGAGTCAAAGGACATCTTGTATAGGTTGAGATTTTCCATAGTAATGGGCTGACCAAGTCTAATGCACTCTGAAGCTAGTGTGGAGGCAAGTATGCCCAAACGAATAGTAATCAGATATGATGCTGCCTCTTTCTTGCGGTCATTGCCAGTTTCTGTCAGATCTGCTAGGGTCATTGAGTAGGtcattaaattcattaaaaattagGAGTGCATGCAAATACACTTtctaagaatatatatgttttaaagtagAGACATGGAAGTGAAATATGCTTTAAAGCCATAATTGTTAATGCTGATTTCAACATTTGGTTTCTAGTCATCATGGTGTGATATTGTGCAGAATCCAACATATTGATCAGTCTTGACCCTAAATCATCCATTTGTACGCTAAAAACAATTTGAAGGCTTTCATTTATATAGTCTTGAAACTCTTCAAACACTCTATGCCTTTCATCTTTGTTTAGTTTCCCAACAAACAAATTTACACCAGATATGGTAAAGTGTGGACTGTACCCCAGCTTTAGCCATCTGCAAAGAGTTGTCAGACAGTAAATGGCACATTGTATAATTTGGTCTTCTCTCCATATATCTGGTGGGTAGCTCTCTATTGTAAACATCATGGCCGTTTTAAGATGAAACGTACTCAGCCTATCACCAACTATGGGTTTGATAAATGATTTCCtgatcatttttaacaaagtgtaAACTTTCATTTGGGACGTGGTAAAGTCAAACACTAGCAGTCTTTCCATCAGTGAGGTGGAAAACCTccattctatttttttattttcactgtcAGGGTATCCCTGTGGTACAATAAAAGTAGGGCACTTCCTTGCTTTGGCCAATGTCTCAAGTCTAGGCCAGTGTCCAGGGCGCGGTCTGCTGAACATGAACTGGCACTCTTCAGGTAGTCCTGCACAGGTAAATGCAGTAACCATATCCAATTGTTCATAACAGCTCCTTGAAGGCCCATGACGTATAATAAGTTGACCAACACGTTCGGCATGTAATGCTGCACATTCATCCAGCCATGTGTTTTCCAACAACAATCTCCCTCCACTGTCCCTCACAGAAGAGTGACCAAAGAGCGGTGACAATTCTGGTCTACATATCTGGACGTAGCAGTGCTGGGGTGGGATTCGCTCATTCTTAAAAGCAATAAATGACACACCAGGCTGCCATCCACTCGAGTCTAGTTGAGCTGACAAGTTGCTAAATAACATGTCAAGATCCGAGTCCATCCCTAGTGTCGTTGAACCCTCACTCTGACTACCAAAGTTATAAAAATTCATAGCTGGATCTATTGCTCTATGGCCTAAAGAAATCATTGACTCTGTCATCAACGCCATTCTCCTCCTCCTGGTAATAATCCACTCACTGACGCCAATGTCCTCCAGCGCACGAGAGAGTCGCAGTGACATCAATTGGCAAGTATCCCTATCCATGGTAAATTACTGTTTGAACTGAATGCTCACGATCATAGCTTTCGTTATTATAAGAAACTTTCCTGCTTACTAAAGCCATTTCCTGCTCTTTGTATTGGATAGTCACCACTAGTATATAAggccatttttagctcgtctgtttttcgaagaaaaaaagtcgagttattgtgatagccttggcgtcgtcggcgtcgtctgcgtctgcgtctgcgtcgtcgtccaaaaactttaaccttacctcataactcaaaaaccgttcaacattttcacattaaacttgcTACACGTGTTCCTATTAACactatgcatgtttatagcaggtcatataattttgcctttaattaatattgagttatccCCCCTTTTcgacttggaaaaaaaacagacgagcgttggcacccactccgcggtgctcttgttttattaattggttaatggatttttttggaaaaatgttGGACGGGTGGTGCGAAAAAATAAGGACTTCATACTCGTActaatttttttacaatacatgtacatgtatttttcatagcgTTTGTGGAGAAACCCAAaactaaaacatcaaaataacaacaaacaggaaagacatgttcatagatacatatgaatgacatttgaaatgcattagtatgttttgatttctaCACAATGTCTTCAATGcctcaatattataatgaatattgatatgttcaaatgcTCACTTTGTCATACACAATTTTCACTCCTACCAATTTCAAGTTCAAATAACGTAATcattaggccaaataaaaaaataggtgcgtttcaggtaacgctgccaaaaaaatagggtatgtaggtcggaatattttttttatatttttttttgatatattgatttaagtaactgttgactcagaaagtaacaaaaataaaagtcatcaattttccGGTTTATCAGTagcttttaaacatgttccatgctttaaaggaaacattctttatttgtctggttaattactttgacaatgatggttggatttcaactaagttatggtacaccactctgctattatttaagactttccaggaacgtTTTTACTTTTCCttatgcacccttttgctttcaatcaccctctgtagaaagctaacctccctgtaacataattacataaagagtgggacagcaaatttaccatataagccatcagccaaggaaacctcaatgctgtcaagaggacctgggggttcaggtttgaagaacaagtaacatgcaggttttattgccaaaattgcacacttaagtctgacatatcaatccgaaagtcagtatctgacacatttgtatctgacaagaaaatacaGTTCaggaattgaaatatacctgccacacaagcacaaactacccgtaattcaccttTGATTCGGACAATCTAAAAAttcggacatccattattattttcaaaaataatttattttaggtacctaattttgggacacccaaaggacatcgattgtAACTTACAGTTACTAGTCTCACAGACAAatattattgatctttatcgttatAATGCCTGGccagattacctaaccgtatacatcaatgtgataagttagttagttactacccatcctaaacgatttattgcctgttgaaatggatgtgtgatatattt
The Mya arenaria isolate MELC-2E11 chromosome 12, ASM2691426v1 DNA segment above includes these coding regions:
- the LOC128212288 gene encoding uncharacterized protein LOC128212288, which encodes MDRDTCQLMSLRLSRALEDIGVSEWIITRRRRMALMTESMISLGHRAIDPAMNFYNFGSQSEGSTTLGMDSDLDMLFSNLSAQLDSSGWQPGVSFIAFKNERIPPQHCYVQICRPELSPLFGHSSVRDSGGRLLLENTWLDECAALHAERVGQLIIRHGPSRSCYEQLDMVTAFTCAGLPEECQFMFSRPRPGHWPRLETLAKARKCPTFIVPQGYPDSENKKIEWRFSTSLMERLLVFDFTTSQMKVYTLLKMIRKSFIKPIVGDRLSTFHLKTAMMFTIESYPPDIWREDQIIQCAIYCLTTLCRWLKLGYSPHFTISGVNLFVGKLNKDERHRVFEEFQDYINESLQIVFSVQMDDLGSRLINMLDSAQYHTMMTRNQMLKSALTIMALKHISLPCLYFKTYIFLESVFACTPNF